One window of Candidatus Dormiibacterota bacterium genomic DNA carries:
- a CDS encoding competence/damage-inducible protein A: protein MTTPTAEFIAVGSELLEPWRTDTNGAYLSRRLGERGIPVRFRTMVGDVLDDLKDVFRIALARSELIVATGGLGPTIDDLTREAVAELLGLPLVLDEQLASGIEDRFRRHSLPMPPRNVRQAMVPQGAAVLPNRLGTAPGLWLQHGRATLVLLPGVPAEMRQMVDDSVLPRLPVQGDRFAYRVIKISGLTESEVDRRLDEVARSADPVAWTILAAPDQIEIHLRERVRAGEQPSGIERVDRGIVSALGSHVFARDEETMEEVIGRLLVERGESLATAESITGGGIARRITSVSGSSRYFRGSAVVYTDESKKTLLGVETGTLETHGAVSAETAVEMARGARRVFGSTWAISATGYAGPEEGGPGRPAGTVVLGLAGPGIETSRALRLPGERETVRARTGRTALELLRGALLGVEM from the coding sequence ATGACGACGCCCACGGCCGAGTTCATTGCCGTCGGCTCGGAGCTGCTCGAGCCCTGGCGAACCGACACGAACGGCGCCTATCTGTCGCGACGGCTCGGGGAGCGCGGCATCCCGGTCCGCTTCAGGACCATGGTCGGCGACGTCCTGGACGACCTGAAGGACGTGTTTCGCATCGCCCTCGCCCGCTCCGAGCTGATCGTCGCGACCGGCGGGCTCGGCCCGACCATCGACGACCTGACGCGCGAGGCGGTGGCGGAGCTCCTGGGGCTGCCTCTCGTCCTGGATGAGCAGCTGGCGAGCGGGATCGAAGACCGTTTCCGCAGGCACTCGTTGCCGATGCCCCCCCGGAACGTGCGACAGGCGATGGTGCCGCAGGGGGCCGCGGTCCTGCCGAACCGTCTGGGGACCGCCCCGGGCCTGTGGCTGCAGCACGGTCGCGCCACCCTCGTGCTTCTGCCCGGAGTCCCCGCTGAGATGCGCCAGATGGTGGACGATTCGGTCCTGCCGCGCCTCCCCGTCCAGGGGGACCGCTTCGCCTACCGTGTCATCAAGATCTCCGGCCTCACCGAATCGGAGGTCGATCGCCGCCTCGACGAGGTGGCCCGCTCGGCCGATCCCGTGGCCTGGACCATCCTCGCCGCTCCGGATCAGATCGAGATCCATCTGCGCGAGCGCGTGCGCGCCGGGGAGCAGCCTTCCGGAATCGAACGGGTCGACAGGGGCATCGTGTCGGCTCTCGGCTCGCACGTCTTCGCCCGGGACGAGGAGACGATGGAGGAGGTGATCGGGCGTCTCCTGGTGGAGCGGGGCGAGAGCCTCGCGACGGCGGAGTCGATCACGGGAGGCGGCATCGCGAGGCGGATCACCTCTGTATCCGGTTCGTCCCGATATTTTCGCGGCTCCGCGGTCGTCTACACAGACGAGTCCAAGAAGACACTCCTGGGTGTGGAGACGGGGACGCTGGAAACGCATGGCGCCGTGAGCGCCGAGACGGCCGTGGAGATGGCGCGCGGCGCCCGACGCGTCTTCGGCTCGACCTGGGCGATCTCCGCGACGGGCTACGCAGGGCCGGAAGAGGGCGGGCCCGGCCGGCCGGCCGGAACGGTCGTGCTGGGTCTCGCGGGACCGGGGATCGAAACGAGCCGCGCACTGAGGTTGCCGGGGGAGCGCGAGACGGTCCGGGCGCGGACGGGGCGCACGGCGCTCGAACTGCTGCGAGGCGCCCTTCTCGGGGTCGAGATGTGA
- a CDS encoding NAD(P)H-dependent glycerol-3-phosphate dehydrogenase, with amino-acid sequence MTIDGGDRGTRRARGAGKAAVLGAGSWGTALALHLARSGDPVVLWARSQEAARALRETGENTVYLGGHRFPRSLEVTGQLSAALRDARLVLFVVPAQHLRPVFRAAASNLPPSADLVIASKGIEEESLLRLSEVLAREAGEEAGRRATVLSGPSFAAEVARGDPTAVVVAGEDARATERVQDRLSRDNLRVYCNRDRVGVELAGAFKNVVAIATGIAEGIGFGSNTRAALITRGMVEMARLGTRMGGHPETFAGLAGAGDLILTCTGALSRNRSVGLEVGRGRKLQAVLSGMRMVAEGVATTRAVVALAETHGVEMPIAGQVSAVLFGGTSPRDAVASLLARPLKEEA; translated from the coding sequence GTGACCATCGACGGCGGGGACAGGGGCACGCGGCGGGCCCGGGGGGCGGGGAAAGCGGCCGTCCTGGGAGCGGGATCCTGGGGGACCGCGCTCGCCCTGCACCTGGCGCGCTCCGGCGATCCTGTCGTCCTGTGGGCCCGCAGCCAGGAGGCGGCGCGCGCGCTCCGGGAGACCGGTGAGAACACGGTGTACCTCGGGGGCCACCGCTTCCCGCGCAGTCTCGAGGTGACCGGCCAGTTGAGCGCGGCGCTGCGCGACGCCCGTCTGGTGCTCTTCGTCGTGCCGGCTCAGCATCTTCGCCCGGTGTTCCGCGCGGCCGCGTCAAACCTGCCGCCTTCCGCCGACCTGGTCATCGCCTCGAAGGGGATCGAGGAAGAGAGCCTGCTGCGACTGTCGGAGGTGCTGGCGCGGGAGGCGGGGGAAGAGGCCGGCCGTCGCGCCACGGTCCTCTCGGGACCGAGCTTCGCCGCCGAGGTCGCGCGCGGCGACCCGACGGCGGTGGTCGTGGCCGGTGAGGACGCGCGCGCCACGGAGCGCGTCCAGGACCGTCTGTCGCGCGACAATCTGCGCGTCTACTGCAATCGCGATCGCGTGGGGGTCGAGCTCGCGGGAGCCTTCAAGAACGTCGTGGCGATCGCCACCGGTATCGCCGAGGGGATTGGCTTCGGCAGCAACACGCGCGCGGCCCTCATCACCCGCGGGATGGTCGAGATGGCCCGTCTCGGCACGCGGATGGGTGGACACCCCGAGACCTTCGCGGGCCTCGCCGGGGCCGGCGATCTCATCCTGACGTGCACCGGCGCCTTGAGCCGCAACCGCTCGGTCGGTCTGGAGGTCGGGCGCGGGCGGAAGCTGCAGGCGGTCCTTTCGGGGATGCGGATGGTGGCGGAAGGCGTGGCGACGACCCGCGCCGTCGTGGCCCTGGCGGAAACGCACGGCGTCGAGATGCCGATCGCGGGGCAGGTGAGCGCGGTGCTGTTCGGAGGAACGTCCCCCCGGGACGCGGTCGCCTCCCTCCTGGCGCGCCCGCTCAAGGAGGAAGCGTGA
- the plsY gene encoding glycerol-3-phosphate 1-O-acyltransferase PlsY: MSGPVFASLLAAFLLGGIPFSHLIARRRGVDLRTVGSGNVGATNLARTLGYGLGAVGLLLDAAKGAVAVLVPSVVLGPQATPLVQALAAALAVLGHSFSPFLRFKGGKGVATGAGAFAVLAPQATLAAVGVFGLTVALTRIVGLGSVLAALALPLAAYLFNADRAVTVAAAVVGVLVIARHRANITRLLRGTEHRMGAGDPT; encoded by the coding sequence ATGAGCGGCCCGGTGTTCGCTTCACTGTTGGCCGCCTTCCTGCTCGGCGGTATCCCGTTCTCCCACCTGATCGCCCGCCGGCGCGGTGTCGATCTGAGAACGGTGGGCAGCGGCAACGTCGGGGCGACGAACCTGGCGCGCACTCTTGGCTACGGCCTGGGAGCCGTGGGACTCCTCCTGGACGCGGCGAAAGGGGCCGTGGCGGTCCTCGTTCCGAGCGTTGTTCTGGGTCCGCAGGCCACCCCGCTGGTCCAGGCGCTGGCCGCGGCCCTGGCGGTGCTCGGACACAGCTTTTCTCCATTCCTGCGCTTCAAGGGGGGCAAGGGAGTCGCGACCGGAGCCGGGGCGTTCGCGGTGCTCGCGCCCCAGGCCACGCTCGCAGCGGTCGGCGTCTTCGGGTTGACCGTGGCGCTCACCCGCATCGTCGGACTCGGGTCGGTCCTCGCCGCCCTGGCGCTTCCACTGGCGGCCTATCTCTTCAACGCCGACCGGGCCGTGACGGTCGCCGCCGCCGTCGTCGGTGTCCTGGTGATCGCGCGGCACCGCGCCAATATCACGCGCCTCCTGCGCGGGACCGAGCACCGCATGGGCGCGGGTGACCCCACGTGA
- the thpR gene encoding RNA 2',3'-cyclic phosphodiesterase, which translates to MAAELPTDLRGRLESLQRELREAPLPVRWVRPDGIHLTLKFLGEVAGSRLEEVTTAVAGAGVRLRPFRLETVRAVPFPARGTPRLIWVEVGGDIDQARSLAAAIEAATAPFGVPPETRDFNPHLTLGRVKGPGREGWRDILERAGGSGLGGFEVTEYVLFESRLDPGGAVYTPLRRFPLEGEAATGGAA; encoded by the coding sequence GTGGCCGCGGAATTGCCGACCGATCTCCGTGGGCGCCTCGAGAGTCTCCAGCGGGAGTTGAGAGAGGCGCCCCTGCCGGTGCGCTGGGTGCGTCCCGACGGGATCCATCTCACGCTGAAGTTTCTGGGAGAGGTGGCCGGGTCGAGACTGGAGGAGGTTACGACGGCCGTCGCAGGTGCAGGCGTGCGGCTCCGGCCGTTCCGGCTCGAAACGGTTCGCGCGGTTCCGTTTCCCGCGCGGGGAACGCCGCGGCTCATCTGGGTGGAGGTGGGAGGAGACATCGACCAGGCGCGCAGTCTGGCGGCGGCCATCGAGGCCGCGACCGCGCCGTTCGGCGTCCCGCCCGAAACGCGCGACTTCAACCCGCACCTGACGCTCGGACGGGTGAAGGGACCGGGGCGGGAAGGCTGGCGGGATATCCTGGAGCGCGCCGGCGGGTCGGGGCTCGGGGGTTTCGAGGTGACGGAGTACGTCCTGTTCGAGAGCCGGCTCGATCCCGGGGGTGCCGTCTATACCCCCCTCCGGCGGTTTCCCCTCGAGGGCGAAGCGGCAACGGGGGGAGCCGCATGA
- a CDS encoding lysophospholipid acyltransferase family protein: MFYWIVKGIFFPFVHFYLGLTRDGLEHLPHRGPAIVVSNHTSYADAIILGSAAPRPIHFIVLQRMYDLLLIRWFYWGMGTIPVRAEGQDSKGIKRALRLLASGRILGVFPEGSRSADGRLSEPRLGAAMIAALSGAPVVPVHIDGARDSLPVGGRFPKPARIHVRFGPPLRFESGGPGSGRESLNAFAREMVLAIRRLETQP, translated from the coding sequence ATGTTCTACTGGATCGTCAAGGGGATCTTCTTCCCGTTCGTCCACTTCTACCTGGGGCTGACCCGGGACGGGCTCGAGCACCTGCCGCACCGGGGTCCGGCGATCGTGGTCTCGAACCACACGTCGTACGCCGACGCCATCATCCTCGGATCGGCAGCGCCGCGACCGATCCACTTCATCGTCCTTCAGCGGATGTACGACCTGCTCCTCATCCGGTGGTTCTACTGGGGCATGGGGACGATTCCGGTGCGCGCCGAGGGGCAGGACTCGAAGGGGATCAAGCGTGCCCTGCGGCTCCTCGCCTCGGGACGCATCCTCGGCGTGTTCCCCGAGGGCTCACGCAGCGCCGACGGCCGTCTCAGCGAGCCTCGCCTCGGCGCCGCGATGATCGCCGCGCTCAGCGGGGCGCCGGTCGTGCCGGTCCACATCGACGGGGCGCGCGACTCGCTCCCTGTCGGCGGCCGGTTCCCGAAGCCGGCCCGCATCCACGTGCGTTTCGGTCCGCCTCTGCGCTTCGAGAGCGGAGGCCCTGGGTCGGGCCGCGAGTCCCTCAACGCCTTCGCACGTGAGATGGTCCTGGCGATCCGTCGCCTCGAGACTCAACCATGA